One segment of Triticum aestivum cultivar Chinese Spring chromosome 2A, IWGSC CS RefSeq v2.1, whole genome shotgun sequence DNA contains the following:
- the LOC123185411 gene encoding probable magnesium transporter NIPA2 isoform X1, with amino-acid sequence MVMSLDNLRGFALATSSSAFIGSSFVIKKIGLKKAGDVGVRAGSGGYSYLYEPLWWIGMVTMILGEVANFAAYAFAPAILVTPLGALSIIFSAVLAHFILNERLHMFGVVGCALCVVGSVDIVLHAPMERRIDSVSEIWQLATEPGFIVYSCLAVALALVLMFWVVHHTEQRKMLAYVAICSLFGSLTVISVKAVAIALKLSFNGVNQFVYIQTWFFISVVIICCLVQLNYLNKALDSFNTAVVAPVYYVMFTILTILANMIMYKDWDSQNATQIASEVCGFVTIVAGTFLLHKTRDMGNTQPDSDSLRADCELQEHS; translated from the exons ATGGTGATGTCTCTAGACAATTTAAGGGGCTTTGCATTAGCCACATCATCAAGTGCTTTTATTGGATCTAGCTTTGTGATCAAGAAGATTGGCCTGAAGAAAGCTGGGGACGTTGGGGTAAGAGCAG GTTCTGGAGGCTACTCATACTTGTATGAACCGTTATGGTGGATAGGAATGGTAACTA TGATTCTGGGCGAGGTGGCCAATTTTGCAGCATATGCATTTGCGCCAGCAATACTTGTTACTCCTCTGGGAGCATTGAGCATCATATTTAG CGCAGTGCTAGCACACTTCATTTTGAATGAGAGGTTGCATATGTTTGGCGTGGTTGGTTGTGCATTATGTGTTGTTGGTTCAGTTGATATAGTTTTGCATGCCCCGATGGAAAGAAGGATTGATTCAGTTAGCGAAATATGGCAACTCGCAACTGAACCAG GTTTCATAGTCTATTCTTGCTTGGCTGTAGCTCTTGCACTTGTTTTAATGTTCTGGGTTGTTCACCATACCGAGCAAAGAAAAATGCTCGCGTATGTTGCAATATGTTCACTATTTGGGTCTCTTACG GTTATCAGTGTTAAAGCAGTGGCCATTGCTTTAAAGCTCTCATTTAACGGAGTGAACCAATTTGTCTACATCCAAACATGGTTCTTTATTTCTGTTGTGATTATATGCTGTTTAGTGCAGCTGAATTATTTAAACAAG GCCTTGGATTCATTCAATACAGCTGTGGTCGCGCCTGTATATTATGTGATGTTCACCATTCTTACTATTCTTGCGAACATGATCATGTACAAG GACTGGGACTCTCAGAATGCAACACAGATAGCAAGTGAGGTGTGTGGGTTTGTGACGATTGTTGCGGGGACATTTCTTCTGCACAAGACCAGAGATATGGGGAACACACAACCTGACTCAGATTCTCTGAGAGCGGACTGTGAACTCCAGGAGCATAGCTAG
- the LOC123185411 gene encoding probable magnesium transporter NIPA1 isoform X2, with translation MVTMILGEVANFAAYAFAPAILVTPLGALSIIFSAVLAHFILNERLHMFGVVGCALCVVGSVDIVLHAPMERRIDSVSEIWQLATEPGFIVYSCLAVALALVLMFWVVHHTEQRKMLAYVAICSLFGSLTVISVKAVAIALKLSFNGVNQFVYIQTWFFISVVIICCLVQLNYLNKALDSFNTAVVAPVYYVMFTILTILANMIMYKDWDSQNATQIASEVCGFVTIVAGTFLLHKTRDMGNTQPDSDSLRADCELQEHS, from the exons ATGGTAACTA TGATTCTGGGCGAGGTGGCCAATTTTGCAGCATATGCATTTGCGCCAGCAATACTTGTTACTCCTCTGGGAGCATTGAGCATCATATTTAG CGCAGTGCTAGCACACTTCATTTTGAATGAGAGGTTGCATATGTTTGGCGTGGTTGGTTGTGCATTATGTGTTGTTGGTTCAGTTGATATAGTTTTGCATGCCCCGATGGAAAGAAGGATTGATTCAGTTAGCGAAATATGGCAACTCGCAACTGAACCAG GTTTCATAGTCTATTCTTGCTTGGCTGTAGCTCTTGCACTTGTTTTAATGTTCTGGGTTGTTCACCATACCGAGCAAAGAAAAATGCTCGCGTATGTTGCAATATGTTCACTATTTGGGTCTCTTACG GTTATCAGTGTTAAAGCAGTGGCCATTGCTTTAAAGCTCTCATTTAACGGAGTGAACCAATTTGTCTACATCCAAACATGGTTCTTTATTTCTGTTGTGATTATATGCTGTTTAGTGCAGCTGAATTATTTAAACAAG GCCTTGGATTCATTCAATACAGCTGTGGTCGCGCCTGTATATTATGTGATGTTCACCATTCTTACTATTCTTGCGAACATGATCATGTACAAG GACTGGGACTCTCAGAATGCAACACAGATAGCAAGTGAGGTGTGTGGGTTTGTGACGATTGTTGCGGGGACATTTCTTCTGCACAAGACCAGAGATATGGGGAACACACAACCTGACTCAGATTCTCTGAGAGCGGACTGTGAACTCCAGGAGCATAGCTAG